Proteins encoded in a region of the Elizabethkingia bruuniana genome:
- a CDS encoding polyribonucleotide nucleotidyltransferase: MSIPQAITEKIVLRDGREITIETGKLAKQADGSVVVRMGDTMLMATVVANKEANPGVDFLPLTVDYREKFYAGGKIPGNFFRREARPSDQEILTMRLVDRVLRPLFPEDFHAEVQVMISLISYDGQSIPDDLAGLAASAAIAITDIPFNGPMSEVRVVRIDGKLSVNPSYEQLLTADIDIMVGATKDSIVMVEGEMKEISEQEMLEAIKFAHEEIKIQIEAQERLAAKVGKAFPKREYSHEDHDEEIREKVWKECYDKVYEVAKSPSNKEERGEKFKAVLEEFLAQYTDEEELARVTPFVKVYYHDVEKEAMRQMILNENIRLDGRDPKTIRPIWSEVDYLPGAHGSAVFTRGETQSLTAVTLGSSKDANMVDSVITQHDEKFFLHYNFPPFSTGEARPLRGTSRREVGHGNLAQRALANVIPAEVPYTIRIVSDILESNGSSSMATVCAGTLALMDAGIQISQPVSGIAMGLITDPKSGKWTVLSDILGDEDHLGDMDFKVTGSENGITACQMDIKIQGLSMDIMENALMQAKEGRLHILGKILETIDTPRADVKPHAPKMEMLEVSKDFIGAIIGPGGKNIQQLQKDTDTVISIEEIGEIGRVEIAGTNREKINEAIARINDITFVPVVGEVYKGKVVKVMDFGAFVQLKKGTEGLLHISEIEWKRLDTVPYKEGDEVEVKFMGYDDRKKMKLSRKVLLPRPPKPEGKPKAEATEAKTEGDKPAEQA, from the coding sequence ATGAGTATACCTCAAGCAATTACAGAAAAAATTGTACTAAGAGATGGTCGCGAGATTACCATCGAAACCGGAAAACTTGCTAAGCAGGCAGACGGTTCGGTTGTCGTTAGAATGGGCGACACTATGCTAATGGCTACAGTTGTAGCAAACAAAGAAGCTAATCCGGGAGTGGATTTTCTTCCCCTTACAGTAGATTACAGAGAGAAATTTTACGCTGGTGGAAAGATTCCGGGGAACTTCTTCAGAAGAGAAGCAAGACCTTCGGATCAGGAAATCTTAACAATGCGTTTAGTAGACAGAGTTTTACGTCCGCTTTTCCCTGAAGATTTCCATGCTGAAGTTCAGGTAATGATTTCCCTTATTTCTTATGATGGACAATCTATTCCGGATGATTTAGCAGGCCTTGCAGCATCTGCAGCTATCGCTATTACAGATATTCCTTTCAACGGACCAATGTCTGAAGTTAGAGTCGTAAGAATCGACGGAAAACTTTCAGTTAACCCAAGCTACGAACAGCTTTTGACAGCTGATATCGACATTATGGTAGGAGCTACAAAAGACTCTATCGTAATGGTAGAAGGAGAGATGAAAGAGATTTCTGAGCAGGAAATGTTAGAGGCAATTAAATTTGCACACGAAGAAATTAAAATTCAAATCGAAGCTCAGGAAAGATTAGCTGCTAAAGTAGGAAAAGCTTTCCCTAAAAGAGAATACAGCCATGAAGATCACGATGAAGAAATTCGTGAGAAAGTATGGAAGGAGTGCTATGACAAAGTATATGAAGTAGCTAAATCTCCATCTAACAAAGAAGAAAGAGGCGAAAAATTCAAAGCTGTTTTAGAAGAATTTTTAGCTCAATATACAGACGAAGAAGAATTAGCACGTGTAACACCTTTTGTTAAAGTATACTACCACGATGTAGAAAAAGAGGCAATGCGTCAGATGATTCTTAACGAAAACATCCGTTTGGATGGTCGTGATCCTAAAACTATCCGTCCGATCTGGTCTGAGGTAGATTACCTTCCGGGAGCTCACGGTTCAGCAGTATTTACAAGAGGGGAGACTCAGTCTCTAACGGCAGTAACTTTAGGTTCTTCTAAAGATGCTAACATGGTAGACAGCGTAATTACACAGCACGACGAGAAATTCTTTTTACATTATAACTTCCCGCCATTCTCTACAGGTGAAGCAAGACCTTTAAGAGGTACTTCCAGAAGAGAAGTTGGACACGGTAACCTTGCTCAGAGAGCTTTGGCTAACGTTATCCCGGCAGAAGTTCCTTATACTATCCGTATCGTTTCCGATATTTTAGAATCTAACGGTTCTTCTTCTATGGCAACTGTTTGTGCTGGTACACTGGCATTAATGGATGCAGGTATCCAGATTTCACAGCCTGTATCAGGTATTGCAATGGGATTGATTACAGATCCTAAGTCTGGTAAATGGACTGTTCTTTCCGATATCTTAGGAGATGAAGATCACTTAGGTGATATGGACTTTAAAGTAACAGGTTCAGAAAACGGAATCACAGCTTGTCAGATGGATATTAAAATCCAGGGATTATCTATGGATATCATGGAAAACGCCTTAATGCAAGCTAAAGAAGGACGTCTTCATATTCTTGGTAAAATCCTTGAAACAATTGATACACCTAGAGCGGATGTTAAACCACACGCTCCGAAAATGGAAATGCTGGAAGTTTCTAAAGACTTCATCGGTGCTATTATCGGGCCTGGAGGTAAAAATATCCAACAATTACAAAAAGATACAGATACTGTTATCTCTATTGAAGAAATCGGAGAGATCGGAAGAGTTGAAATCGCAGGTACAAACCGTGAGAAGATCAACGAAGCGATTGCAAGAATTAATGATATTACCTTCGTTCCTGTTGTAGGAGAAGTTTACAAAGGTAAAGTTGTTAAGGTAATGGATTTCGGAGCTTTCGTTCAGCTTAAAAAAGGTACTGAAGGTCTTCTTCATATCTCTGAGATCGAATGGAAGAGATTGGATACAGTTCCGTACAAAGAAGGTGATGAAGTAGAAGTGAAATTCATGGGTTACGACGATCGTAAGAAAATGAAGCTTTCAAGAAAAGTACTTCTTCCAAGACCTCCAAAGCCGGAAGGAAAACCAAAAGCTGAAGCAACAGAAGCTAAAACTGAAGGTGACAAACCTGCAGAACAAGCATAA
- a CDS encoding ABC transporter substrate-binding protein — MRIISLVPSLTESLLDFGIPDIVGRTKFCIHPKDQVKDIEVIGGTKNIHIEKIRALKPDLILANKEENMKEQVETLMPDFKVWVTNIENIEDNYYFLKNLGNMFNQKEKAQAFNLKIYDIFNQYKLNKRIKAAYLIWKKPYMTIGSDTFIHHLLQQLGFDNIFSEQKRYPVIEMQDLDEAEIIMLSSEPYPFQEKHLEEFRAVYPDKKIIIVDGEAFSWYGTHIAKCETYYKELVTTI, encoded by the coding sequence ATGCGCATTATTTCTCTGGTACCTTCTCTTACCGAAAGTCTTTTAGATTTTGGTATTCCGGATATTGTAGGACGGACAAAATTCTGTATCCATCCTAAAGATCAGGTAAAAGATATCGAAGTTATCGGTGGAACCAAGAATATTCATATTGAAAAAATCAGGGCTTTAAAACCAGATCTTATTCTCGCCAACAAGGAAGAGAATATGAAAGAGCAGGTCGAAACTCTTATGCCGGATTTTAAAGTATGGGTTACCAATATTGAGAATATAGAGGACAACTATTATTTTCTGAAAAATCTTGGAAACATGTTCAATCAGAAAGAAAAGGCTCAGGCATTCAATCTGAAGATCTACGATATTTTCAATCAGTACAAACTCAATAAAAGAATAAAAGCTGCTTATTTGATCTGGAAAAAGCCTTATATGACGATTGGAAGTGATACTTTCATTCATCACTTGCTCCAGCAATTGGGGTTTGATAATATTTTCTCCGAACAAAAGCGTTATCCTGTTATCGAAATGCAGGATCTGGATGAAGCTGAAATCATTATGCTATCTTCGGAACCCTACCCTTTTCAGGAAAAGCACCTGGAGGAATTCAGGGCTGTATACCCGGATAAAAAGATTATAATTGTGGATGGGGAAGCTTTTTCCTGGTACGGAACTCATATTGCGAAATGCGAAACATACTATAAAGAACTTGTTACCACGATATAG
- a CDS encoding MBL fold metallo-hydrolase — MRLKFLGTGTSQGVPTIGCTDPVCLSENPKDKRLRSSVLVTTDDDRKILIDCGPDFRQQMLTQQEHNVDAVLLTHEHNDHVIGLDDMRPIIFRSKKDMPIYCRQRTGDEVKKRFPYAFSDEKYPGAPSFEMHFLDNRPFTLLDTEIVPIEVTHYKIDIFGYKFKNTAYITDASAISDMEKDKLRNLDYFIINCLRKDNPHPAHFILPQILELVEELQPKQTYLTHLSHHIGFHDEMNQELPSHIQLAFDGQEIVF, encoded by the coding sequence ATGCGTCTTAAATTTTTAGGAACAGGAACTTCTCAGGGAGTTCCGACTATTGGATGTACCGATCCTGTTTGTCTGTCGGAGAATCCTAAAGACAAAAGATTACGATCTTCAGTCTTAGTAACAACAGATGATGACAGAAAAATATTAATAGACTGCGGTCCGGATTTCAGGCAGCAGATGCTTACCCAGCAGGAGCATAATGTGGACGCTGTACTTCTTACCCATGAGCATAATGATCACGTAATTGGTCTGGATGATATGCGCCCTATCATCTTTCGGAGCAAAAAGGATATGCCCATTTACTGCAGGCAACGCACAGGAGATGAAGTAAAAAAACGATTTCCGTATGCTTTCTCCGATGAAAAATATCCGGGAGCTCCTTCTTTTGAAATGCATTTTCTGGATAATAGGCCTTTTACACTTTTAGATACTGAAATCGTTCCTATAGAGGTTACCCACTATAAAATTGATATTTTCGGTTATAAATTTAAAAATACAGCATACATTACCGATGCCAGTGCTATATCGGATATGGAGAAAGACAAGCTAAGAAATCTCGATTATTTTATCATTAACTGCTTGAGAAAGGATAATCCACATCCTGCACATTTTATTTTGCCTCAGATTTTGGAACTTGTCGAGGAGCTTCAACCGAAGCAAACTTACCTTACCCACCTGAGCCATCATATTGGTTTTCACGATGAAATGAATCAAGAGCTGCCATCTCACATCCAGCTGGCTTTTGACGGGCAGGAAATTGTTTTTTAA
- a CDS encoding DUF1800 domain-containing protein: MLTNFVKNKHLLWRAGFGPKSDSLNLLSFDTLKLWKQILADSTEADVPAIKVVDDSNLLVDGNIKNDPEARKLRNQQLNMQTNQIALDWIDKMAYSPQQLREKVSFFWMGHFASRIQNSNFNQDLLNIVRQQALGNFSDLLKAVSQSASMLSFLNNQQNRKGHPNENFAREVMELFTMGRGHYTEKDIKEAARAFTGWGYDKTGIFQERPKLHDDGEKTFLGQTGNFNGNDILNIILQQKATSKFIAAKIYRFFINETVNDQIVDEMATVFYKSNYNIAKLFDHIFTSKWFYNEANIGTRIKSPIELFVGIQRTLPLSFEKPEVIINYGNLLGQVIFRPPNVAGWPSGTNWIDSSTLLLRMQIPQIWSGIIPMVYKPKEDDDTYMGQKQHFNPKNAKANINWMQAETVLKDQNLADLLLQKKVASSSDVIKEYSGKSFEADVINLMSVPEYQLC, translated from the coding sequence ATGCTCACAAATTTTGTAAAAAATAAGCATCTGTTGTGGCGGGCAGGCTTTGGTCCCAAAAGCGACAGTCTTAATCTGCTCAGTTTTGACACACTGAAACTATGGAAACAAATTCTGGCAGATTCTACAGAAGCTGATGTCCCTGCAATAAAAGTTGTGGACGATAGCAATCTGCTTGTGGATGGTAATATTAAAAACGATCCGGAGGCCAGAAAGCTCAGAAACCAGCAGCTGAATATGCAGACCAATCAGATCGCTCTGGACTGGATAGACAAAATGGCATATTCACCACAACAACTTCGGGAAAAGGTTTCTTTTTTCTGGATGGGACATTTTGCATCCCGTATACAAAACAGTAATTTTAATCAGGATCTACTGAACATTGTACGACAGCAAGCTTTGGGGAACTTTAGTGATCTGCTAAAAGCAGTCAGCCAGTCTGCATCTATGCTGAGCTTTCTGAATAACCAGCAAAACAGAAAAGGCCATCCTAATGAGAACTTTGCGCGCGAGGTAATGGAACTGTTTACAATGGGCAGAGGTCATTATACCGAAAAAGATATAAAAGAAGCTGCAAGAGCTTTTACGGGATGGGGTTATGATAAAACGGGAATTTTTCAGGAAAGGCCAAAGCTTCATGATGATGGTGAGAAAACTTTTCTGGGGCAAACCGGGAATTTTAACGGAAATGATATCCTGAATATTATTCTGCAACAAAAAGCGACCTCCAAATTTATAGCAGCCAAAATCTATCGTTTTTTTATAAATGAAACAGTCAACGATCAGATAGTAGACGAAATGGCCACAGTTTTCTACAAAAGCAATTATAATATTGCTAAATTATTTGATCATATTTTCACTTCGAAATGGTTCTATAATGAGGCTAATATAGGTACCAGGATAAAATCGCCTATAGAATTATTTGTAGGTATACAACGTACTTTGCCATTAAGCTTTGAAAAACCGGAAGTTATCATTAATTATGGTAATCTGCTCGGGCAGGTTATCTTCCGTCCGCCCAATGTGGCCGGGTGGCCGAGTGGAACCAACTGGATAGACAGCAGTACCCTACTGCTAAGAATGCAGATACCACAAATATGGAGTGGTATTATTCCTATGGTATATAAACCTAAAGAGGACGATGATACCTATATGGGACAAAAGCAACATTTTAATCCAAAGAATGCAAAAGCAAATATCAACTGGATGCAGGCGGAAACTGTATTGAAAGATCAGAATCTTGCGGATTTGCTTCTCCAGAAAAAAGTAGCTTCTTCTTCAGATGTTATTAAAGAATACTCTGGAAAATCATTTGAGGCAGATGTTATCAATCTTATGTCTGTTCCTGAATACCAACTATGCTAA
- a CDS encoding GAF domain-containing protein, translated as MKNLKQRLSYLLAADESVENRLKKVCVLLDQEIAYYNWTGFYFRNGDKEELVLGPYVGAETDHTVIPFGKGICGQVAVSGETFVVPDVYSQDNYLSCSIDTKSEIVVPIFKDGKNIGQIDIDSHTVDPFTDEDTELLEWLCGEVAKVL; from the coding sequence ATGAAAAACTTGAAACAAAGACTTTCTTATTTGCTTGCAGCAGATGAAAGTGTAGAAAACAGACTGAAAAAAGTATGTGTATTACTGGATCAGGAAATAGCTTACTATAACTGGACCGGATTTTATTTCCGAAACGGAGACAAAGAGGAACTTGTATTAGGTCCTTATGTCGGAGCTGAAACAGATCATACCGTAATTCCTTTTGGTAAGGGTATATGCGGGCAGGTAGCTGTTTCCGGAGAAACTTTTGTGGTTCCGGATGTATACAGTCAGGATAACTATCTGTCTTGCTCTATTGATACCAAATCCGAAATTGTAGTGCCAATTTTTAAGGATGGTAAAAACATAGGACAAATCGATATCGATAGTCATACTGTTGATCCATTTACAGATGAAGATACCGAGCTTTTGGAATGGCTTTGTGGAGAAGTAGCTAAAGTTTTGTAG
- the mgtE gene encoding magnesium transporter, whose product METILNPADVAEKLSELHADERLLEFLKVPKEYKADVFAHLDPSFQEETIRSIGSNDVADILNAMTPDDRTQLLEDFPDELIKYSINLLNPSERSVALKLLGYKSNSIARLMTPYYIQVKKEWTVKHCFQHIKKVGQKAETMNFVYVVDDHNRLIDDMIIGTLLLADEDQKVSELIDNHFVAITTTTTKEDAIHYFEKYDRAALPIITEAGVLVGIVTIDDIIDEIEQQTTEDIQKFGGLEALDLPYTQTSWTEMIKKRATWLIILFISEMLTASAMGYFDHEIQKAVVLALFVPLIISSGGNSGSQAATLIIRAMALQEITLKDWWYVMSKEIISGLCLGTILGIIGFIRIYTWQHLGLFDYGIHWLYVALSVSLSLVLIVLWGTLSGSMIPFVLKRLKLDPATSSAPFVATLVDVTGLIIYFTVAGLLLTGKLL is encoded by the coding sequence ATGGAAACAATTCTAAATCCAGCTGATGTAGCTGAAAAACTAAGCGAACTTCATGCAGATGAAAGACTGTTGGAGTTCTTAAAAGTTCCGAAAGAATATAAAGCTGACGTTTTTGCGCATCTGGACCCCAGTTTTCAGGAAGAAACCATACGCAGTATCGGCAGCAATGATGTTGCCGACATTCTTAATGCAATGACGCCGGATGACAGAACTCAGCTATTAGAAGACTTTCCCGACGAACTCATTAAATACTCTATTAATCTTCTTAACCCTTCTGAGCGTTCGGTAGCACTAAAACTTCTGGGCTATAAATCGAATTCTATTGCCCGTCTGATGACACCTTATTACATTCAGGTAAAAAAGGAATGGACAGTTAAGCATTGCTTTCAACATATAAAGAAAGTTGGTCAGAAAGCCGAAACCATGAACTTCGTATATGTTGTGGACGACCACAACAGACTGATCGATGACATGATTATTGGCACACTGCTTCTCGCTGATGAGGATCAGAAAGTTTCTGAACTTATCGATAATCATTTTGTAGCGATTACAACTACAACCACCAAGGAAGATGCGATTCATTATTTTGAAAAGTATGACCGCGCTGCTTTACCCATTATTACCGAAGCAGGTGTCCTTGTCGGCATTGTAACCATCGATGATATCATTGATGAGATAGAACAACAGACCACCGAAGACATTCAGAAATTCGGGGGATTGGAAGCCTTAGACCTTCCCTATACTCAAACCAGCTGGACAGAAATGATTAAGAAAAGAGCTACCTGGCTTATTATTCTTTTCATTTCAGAAATGCTTACCGCTTCTGCAATGGGTTATTTTGACCATGAAATTCAGAAAGCCGTTGTATTAGCTTTATTTGTACCGCTTATTATCTCCAGTGGTGGTAATTCCGGTTCTCAGGCTGCAACACTTATCATCAGAGCTATGGCACTTCAGGAAATCACACTGAAAGACTGGTGGTATGTGATGAGTAAAGAAATTATTTCCGGATTGTGCCTGGGCACAATTTTGGGTATTATTGGTTTTATCAGAATTTATACGTGGCAACATTTAGGATTATTCGATTACGGAATACACTGGCTATATGTAGCACTTAGTGTTTCTTTATCCTTAGTTCTTATTGTATTATGGGGAACTCTTTCAGGATCGATGATTCCGTTTGTACTAAAGAGGTTGAAGCTGGACCCTGCAACGTCTTCTGCTCCGTTTGTAGCAACATTGGTAGACGTTACCGGGCTGATTATTTACTTCACTGTTGCCGGGCTCTTACTAACCGGAAAACTTTTGTAA
- a CDS encoding DUF1003 domain-containing protein, protein MNLTKNNIEKLSALEKIANGAMWWIGSIPSLIAHTIFFIVSFALPILGIVDFDKMLLVLTTVVSLEAIYLAIFIQMSVNRSSENIEDLKEDVEIIQEDIDEIQEDIEEIQEDIDEIQEDVEEIQEDVEEISEDDDDEDHNGRARAVMLKSKVSSNKSDIRILKDKIAELESLIENLKKEQGE, encoded by the coding sequence ATGAATCTTACCAAAAACAATATAGAAAAACTTAGTGCTTTAGAGAAAATAGCCAACGGTGCAATGTGGTGGATAGGTTCTATACCTTCTCTTATTGCGCATACTATCTTCTTTATAGTAAGCTTTGCGCTACCAATTCTGGGGATTGTAGATTTTGACAAAATGCTTTTGGTGCTTACTACTGTCGTTTCTCTGGAAGCTATCTATCTCGCCATCTTCATTCAAATGTCTGTTAACAGAAGTTCAGAAAATATTGAAGATTTGAAGGAAGATGTTGAAATTATTCAGGAAGACATCGATGAAATTCAGGAAGATATTGAAGAAATTCAGGAAGATATCGATGAAATCCAGGAAGACGTTGAAGAAATCCAGGAGGATGTAGAAGAGATTAGTGAAGATGACGACGATGAAGACCATAATGGAAGAGCAAGGGCAGTAATGCTGAAAAGCAAGGTCTCCAGTAATAAGTCCGATATCAGAATTTTGAAAGATAAAATAGCCGAATTAGAAAGCCTTATTGAAAACCTGAAAAAAGAACAGGGAGAATAG
- a CDS encoding DUF1272 domain-containing protein has product MLELRTICENCGKKLPPDSEEAMICTFECTFCKDCVEQVLENVCPNCGGGFEKRPVRPRSFLEKNPVSEKVIFKPVDAEKFKIILEKYRDIKPSER; this is encoded by the coding sequence ATGTTAGAACTCCGTACAATTTGTGAAAATTGTGGCAAAAAACTTCCGCCAGATTCTGAGGAAGCCATGATTTGTACTTTCGAATGTACCTTTTGTAAAGATTGCGTTGAACAGGTTCTGGAAAATGTATGCCCTAATTGTGGCGGCGGATTCGAGAAAAGACCTGTACGTCCACGGAGCTTTTTAGAAAAAAATCCGGTCAGTGAAAAGGTTATTTTTAAGCCTGTTGATGCGGAGAAATTTAAAATTATTTTAGAAAAATACAGAGATATAAAGCCTTCAGAAAGATAA
- a CDS encoding DUF1501 domain-containing protein codes for MLINRRNFLKISSLASASLMMPKFLKAMELPQALPTQNKILVVLQLSGGNDGLNTIIPVRNDLYYKNRNGISIRKEDALSLTDEASIHPSLTFFKELYDNGELAALNNVGYPDPDKSHFRSMDIWQSASSSKDFWETGWLGRYLDEACHTCAHPTQALEIDDMLSLALKGSQNKAIAVTDPKRLFNSSNEAFYKKLNDSHSHDEQVVDYLYQTLGNTISNASYILENTKAKPASSTYPTTGLGKDFKTIASLINSDINTQVYYLSVGSFDTHVNQLQTQKNLFTQINDAVKAFISDLKANGRFQDVLLVTFSEFGRRVAQNASGGTDHGTANQMFLIGGGLKKKGLLNPLSNLERLNDGDLIYTEDFRNVYATILKKWLNADDQKILSRQNTFYDFI; via the coding sequence ATGCTGATCAATCGTAGAAATTTTCTTAAAATAAGCTCATTAGCCAGCGCATCTCTTATGATGCCTAAATTTCTGAAAGCAATGGAATTGCCGCAGGCACTCCCGACACAAAACAAGATACTTGTTGTTCTCCAGCTTAGCGGAGGTAATGACGGACTGAATACAATTATACCGGTAAGAAATGACCTGTACTATAAAAACCGAAATGGCATATCTATCCGCAAAGAGGATGCACTCTCTTTAACTGACGAAGCTTCTATACATCCGTCTCTGACATTCTTTAAGGAATTATATGATAACGGAGAACTTGCAGCATTGAACAATGTAGGTTATCCCGATCCTGACAAATCACACTTCAGAAGTATGGACATTTGGCAGTCTGCCAGCAGCTCAAAAGATTTTTGGGAAACCGGATGGCTGGGCCGCTACCTGGATGAGGCCTGCCATACCTGCGCGCATCCAACACAAGCTCTGGAAATAGACGATATGCTGAGTCTTGCTTTGAAAGGTTCACAGAATAAGGCAATAGCAGTTACAGACCCTAAAAGACTGTTTAATTCGAGTAATGAGGCTTTCTATAAAAAGCTAAACGATTCTCATTCTCATGATGAGCAGGTGGTGGATTATCTCTATCAGACTTTAGGTAATACCATTAGCAATGCATCTTATATTCTTGAGAACACAAAGGCAAAGCCTGCTTCGTCTACCTATCCTACCACAGGATTGGGTAAAGATTTTAAAACCATTGCTTCTCTTATCAATTCAGATATCAATACTCAAGTATACTATCTGTCTGTAGGAAGTTTTGATACTCATGTTAATCAGCTTCAGACACAAAAAAATCTGTTTACTCAGATCAACGATGCTGTAAAAGCATTTATAAGTGATCTAAAAGCCAATGGCAGATTTCAGGATGTATTATTGGTTACTTTCTCTGAATTTGGCAGACGTGTAGCTCAGAATGCCAGCGGAGGAACAGATCACGGAACAGCCAATCAGATGTTTCTTATTGGCGGCGGGCTAAAGAAAAAAGGCTTGTTAAATCCATTGTCTAATCTGGAAAGACTAAATGACGGGGATCTTATCTACACCGAAGATTTCCGGAATGTATATGCTACTATTCTAAAGAAATGGCTAAATGCTGATGATCAGAAAATCCTGTCGAGACAGAATACATTTTATGACTTCATTTAG
- a CDS encoding tyrosine-type recombinase/integrase yields the protein MKSFTEMKVYPKNWETLKSTGKKIWEIQYTFINNKGIEYPRRIKGMNHIKDHSERVIETKKIMEDETFLLSRGWNPITEEFEEITDTIELIHGKIPFLQSLDMALKTFDITEGSAGDMKNSLIHIFKYSVKLKLHLKDIQDVTKGDIKQLLITMSMDGHSNYRINKTRTHLSKFFAFFTELDIFEVNFIEGIKRLEHTPKVKKIIRTDNDWEKFHKLQTIHPRLHRFAIIFFYSGSRIEEMLGVTKDDVDLEKGIFYIMLKKGGKHIRTMRAINMNAYDLWQQVMYETGSGQYLFSHNMKTGSNRLHRQSAYKLWKKYAAKVDLHVTLYSLKYAFLNQVSKMLGLQKAQELAGHTTDRTTKIYAIDYKEHQVERNKNIDIKIG from the coding sequence ATGAAATCATTTACAGAAATGAAGGTTTATCCTAAAAACTGGGAAACCTTAAAATCCACAGGCAAAAAAATTTGGGAAATCCAATACACCTTTATAAATAATAAAGGCATTGAATACCCTCGAAGAATTAAAGGAATGAATCATATTAAAGATCATTCTGAGCGTGTTATAGAGACAAAAAAAATAATGGAGGATGAAACCTTCTTATTAAGCCGGGGATGGAATCCTATTACAGAAGAATTTGAAGAGATAACCGACACCATAGAACTTATTCATGGTAAAATTCCATTTTTACAATCTCTTGATATGGCGCTAAAAACATTTGATATTACCGAAGGTTCAGCAGGTGATATGAAAAATTCTCTGATACACATATTTAAGTACAGTGTAAAGTTAAAGCTACATTTAAAAGACATTCAAGATGTAACAAAAGGAGATATAAAACAATTACTTATAACCATGTCTATGGACGGACACTCTAACTACAGAATAAATAAAACCAGAACACATTTATCTAAATTTTTTGCCTTTTTCACTGAGTTAGATATATTCGAGGTTAATTTTATTGAAGGTATAAAAAGACTAGAGCATACTCCAAAAGTTAAAAAGATTATTCGAACCGATAATGATTGGGAGAAATTTCACAAGCTTCAAACTATTCACCCTAGATTACATAGATTCGCTATAATATTCTTTTATTCAGGAAGCCGCATTGAGGAAATGTTAGGTGTTACAAAAGATGATGTTGACCTAGAGAAAGGTATATTCTATATAATGCTAAAAAAAGGTGGAAAACATATCAGAACAATGAGAGCTATCAATATGAACGCTTATGATTTATGGCAGCAAGTAATGTATGAAACCGGATCTGGCCAGTATTTATTTAGTCATAATATGAAAACTGGAAGTAATAGACTGCATCGTCAAAGCGCTTATAAACTTTGGAAGAAATATGCCGCAAAGGTAGATCTTCATGTTACATTATATTCTCTAAAATATGCATTCTTAAATCAAGTATCAAAAATGCTTGGATTACAAAAAGCCCAGGAATTAGCTGGGCACACAACAGATAGAACAACTAAAATATACGCTATTGATTACAAAGAGCATCAAGTAGAACGAAATAAAAACATTGATATAAAAATTGGTTAA
- the rpsO gene encoding 30S ribosomal protein S15: MYLTKEKKAEIFAKHGQSATDTGSSEGQIALFTFRINHLSQHLKKNHKDFATEKSLVKLVGKRKRLLDYLKNTEIERYRAIIAELGIRK; encoded by the coding sequence ATGTATTTAACTAAAGAAAAGAAGGCTGAGATCTTCGCAAAACACGGACAATCCGCAACTGACACTGGTAGCTCTGAAGGACAAATCGCTTTGTTCACTTTCAGAATCAACCACCTTTCTCAACACCTTAAAAAGAACCATAAAGATTTCGCTACTGAGAAATCATTGGTAAAATTAGTAGGTAAAAGAAAAAGATTGTTAGATTATCTTAAAAATACTGAAATTGAGCGTTACAGAGCAATCATCGCTGAATTAGGTATCAGAAAATAA